One uncultured Carboxylicivirga sp. genomic window, TGGGTAAAGGATATATACCATCTTTTTGTACAGCCTGCTATCGATTAAAACGAACCGGTGAGCACTTTATGGAATTTTCGGTACCCGGTTTTATCAAACGATTCTGCCAGCCCAATGCCATGCTTACTTTAGCAGAATATCTCGAAGATTATGCACCTTCAGAAACTAAAGAAAAAGGTTATCAGTTGATTGAAGATAATCTAACATCCTATGAAGATAAGCAGTTTAAAGATAAGTTAGTTGATCGCTTGGAAAGAATCAAAAAAGGAGAGAGGGATTTGTATTTTTAGTGATTAGTCAGTAGGCTGTAATTTTTAGTTTGCAGTCCTTTGGGATTTGATTGTTGAATTGAATATTGTGCATCAATCTTCAATTCAGACTTTAACGAATTACTAATTTGAACAAATAAGCCTGGATAGACAATTCTGCTAGTCCCGGAGGGACGCCTGTACCAGCATAGTACGTGAGTGCTATGTGTATCTAATGAAGATGTTCATCAAAGCCCGGAGGGCTGTCTGTATATAATGTTGGATTGATAGAATATAATTTTCGATTCATTAAATTAACAATCAAACACTTCGACGAATCAGCAATTCGACAAAAAGATGCTTGGAAAGAATATGCTTTATTGTCCCGTCAAGGACGTTTGTAAAAGCATTGAACATGATAGTTATGTTCTTTTTAACAATTATATGCTAGTCCCGAAGGGACGCCTCTACCAGCATAGTGCGTGAGTGCTATGTGCATTAAAAGATGATGTTCATCAAAGCCCGGAGGGCTGTCTGTATATAATGTTGGATTGATAGAATATAATTTTCGATTCATTAAATTAACAACTCAGCAATTAAACATCTTTAAAATTCCACTGCCAGCTTTAAATTAATACGCCTCGAGGTCAGATAATTTGGCACCGCATACTGACGATTAAAAACATCGTTAACCCATGTGTAGGAAATGGTGTTGTTAATGTTAAACAGGTTGAATATTTCTACACTTAACCATGCATTCTTAATCGTTTTGCTTCGGGTCATATTGTGATAAATATTCATCAGATCTTTCGAAAATCCAATGTCAACGCGTCGATAGCTGGGCATTCTTTGTGTAGCTTTATATCTTTCTGATTGTGGCGGTCCGAATGGTAATCCGGTTCCATATAAAACACTCAGTTGAACCGTAAAGGTTGGGTTGTTAGGTAGATAGTCCTGAAAAAACAGCGAGAAATTCACTCGTTGGTCGGATGGGCGAGGAATATAACCGGGATAAACAACCTGTTCTAAACCATTTTCATCTGTCACGGTATATGAATCATCAAGAATATCTTCTTCTGTTTTCATAATTGAAAGGTTTGCCCACGATTCAATACCTTTCACAAACTCACCATTGATTTTAAAATCGAGTCCTGTTGCATAGCCTTGTGCATTATTTTCACCTGCATATCTAATTCTTACGTTGTCAATCTGATAAGGATTAATGTCAGTCAGATGCTTGTAATAGGCTTCTGTTGTAAAAGTAAAAGAGCGCTCCTTTACATCAAAAATCTTATCATATCCGGCTACAAATTGCACAGATTTCTGTGACTTGATATTATAATTCAATTCACCCTGAGGTGTTCTTATTTCGCGATAAAAAGGTGATTGATAATATATTCCGGTAGCGAAACGATAGCGTGTTTTATTGTTTTCGGCTGGATGATATAAAGTGTTCAACCGAGGACTAAGGATGAATTCGTTGTTAAAATCCCAATAGCTGGCTCGTATTCCGGCATTAATAACAAAAATACCACGGTTGGTTTCCAGTTTAAATTCATCCTGAAGATAACCTGTAACCCTGTTCGACTTAGTTTCAAGGTTTGAGTTTAGTGCGTACTTTAAAATTAGTTCAGTATTGGTAACCGGTATTGAATAACCTGCAGAGTCGCGCATTTCCCATTCGTTGATACGGTCTTTAAAACGTTCGTGCTGATATTTTGCTTCCCAGGATAATAAGTGATTATCCAGTTGGTGTTTGCCTTGTACTGCCAGGTTTTGAATTAGACCAAACAAATCGTTTCGGGCATGTTCAATGTTGGTTCCGATTCCAATATTTTCAGCTGGATCAGTTATGGCCGGAGTGGATCCGTCTGTTCCTTCAAGATCCTGTAACCAATATTGCCCCATAATATCATAGGTTTCCTCTTCATAGGTTCTGTAACCCATGGCAGTAACCTTCAGTTGGTTGTATGCGTCAGGATTGTATTTAAAAGTGAAGGCTCCTAATCCGGTTTGGAAATTATCATGTTCCTGACCTTCAAAATATATTCTTAGACTTTTTGCCTCGTTGATGGTTCCAAAAACAGTATTTCTATCAACAGGCATAAAATCATATGCGTTGTACGAATAGTAACCCAAAGCTTCCAATTTAATTTTATCACTTAACCGATAAGTAATAAATGTTTGGGCATCAAAAAATGTCGGATTATAATCACCGCTTACATCCAGAGTTCCAAGTAGGTATTTGTTGGTTTTGTAACGTACGCCGGCTATAGCAGTTAATTTATTGTCTTTGGAGCTGCCTTCGATATGGCCTGATGCTCCTAATAAACTGGCAGACAAGCTTCCCTTTAATTCTTTGGGTTGTTTGTACTGAACATCCAGCACCGAAGACATCTTATCTCCGTATTGAGCTTCGAAGCCTCCTGGAGAAAACTTCAATGACGAAATCAGTTTGGGATTGACAAAACTTAAACCTTCCTGTTGGCCTGAACGAATAAGAAAGGGGCGATAAATTTCTATATCATTCACATAAACCAGATTTTCGTCGTAGTTACCACCTCGTACCCGGTATTGCGAGCTTAATTCATTATTGGAAGAAACACCGATCTGGCTTTTTACCAGTCCTTCAATACCTCCTCCTGATGCATCCGGTAAACGGTCAATTAATTTGGGGTCTATTTTAGTAAACGATTGATCTTTAATGTTACCTTCTACTTCAACCTGACCTATTTCTTCGGTTTTTGATTCGAGTGTTATTTTAAGATTATTCAGATCTTCAGCACTTTTTACTTCCATCTCCAGTTCTGCAAAGCCAATGGAAGAAATCTTGAGAATAAAGGGAGGCTGAGTGAAAGTGGAAAACGAAAAATTACCTGTCTCATCACTTACACTTCCTTCGTTTGTTTTGTTTATAACAATATTGGCAAATGGAATAGGCGAACCTGTTGAATCAACAATGTTCCCTTTGATTTCAATTTGCTTTTGCTGGGCAATTATTTGATGACTTACAAAGAGTTGTAAGACAATAGAAATTAACAGTAGACGATTTTTCATTGCTGTAAAAATAGGAAGTTAATCCATATAAAAAAAGCAACGTTTGAAGGTAAATTGTATTGCTTAAAACGAGGAGTTTAGGGTAATTTTTTGTAATTTTATGTATATGAAGAAGAGCGTGATGGATAGCCACCCTGATTTTAATGAGGAAGATGTAAGGTTCAATAAAACAGTTGATTCTGTCGTTTCGTCTTTTCAGATAGAAGGCATTGAATTCAGTTCTGATGAACTGGATGAAATGATATCTAATGTTAAAGAGGAATTGAAGCTGAAAGAATCTAAACGTTCTTAAAAAATAGACTTTATTATTTTGTACATGGGTTCATAATTTTGTTCTGCTGCCGACTGAACCGCAAATATGTACTGTTGAAATTGCCTTTGCGTAATTTTGTAAAATCCGAGAAAATCATATCCTTGTTTAACAGCCATCAGATTAGCCAATACTCTGGCAACTCTTCCATTTGCTTCTCTAAAGGGGTGGATAAATAGTAGTTCGGCATGAACCTTGGCAATATCGTAAATCAGAGCCTCCTTATCGGCATAGATGTGAGGTAGTTTAGCCAATACTTCTACTTCAAAATGATGAAGAATACTTGGAAGGAACTTTGCAGTGGGAAACAAAAAACCACCCTTAGTCATATTTACATGCCTTAGTTGACCGGCAAAGTCATATACATCCTTTAAGGCAATTTTATGGATTCCCTGAATGTATTTAATATTGAATATGGTTTTGGTATGTAGTTGTTCCAGAAGAAGATACTGAGCTTTTAAGAATCCTTCAAATTCAACTTTATATATGGATTTTAAATCGGTAATGCCCAGCTTGTTTGGAAGAACTTCATGTGAGTTCCTTTCTTCGGGTACGTCATATCTTGAATGCATTACCGCCATGCCGTTATTTTTAAGAAAGGAAAAGAAAATTACATTCAAATTTTTAATAATGCAAGTCTAACCGATTAGTTTATTGTAAATCTTAAATGAAAATATATTTTGGTGAGCTATTAATTCGATTTTTTTTGCCTAGACTCATTAACTTTATCTCATCGATAAATAAATATTGAAATGAATAAAAAGGTATTAGTAATGCTGGCAGTTCCAAAAGATGAAATTCAGAAGGTATTGCCAGACTGGAATTTAATATATCCTGAGAATGAGAAGTTTTCTCAGGAGGAGCTGATAGAAAAAGTTGTTGATTGTGATGCAATTATTACTGTTTATGGTAACAAACTTGCTAATGAGGTGATTGATGCCGCTCCCAATCTTAAGATGATTGCCAATTTTGGTGCAGGATATGATAATATTGATGTGGCCTATGCGAAGTCAAAAGGTATTATTATAACCAATAGTCCCGATCCGGTAACTGAGCCAACAGCTGAGCTGGCTATGGGCTTGATGATTTCGGTTGCCCGTAGAATGGCTGAAATGGATCGAAAGCTACGCGAAAAGCAGGTTGCCTGGGGAGTGATGCGTAACCTAAGTACAACTTTGGTTGGTAAAACAATTGGTATTATAGGTATGGGAGCCATTGGTAAAGCCCTCGCAAGAAGAGCTATTGCATCTGGCATGAAAGTGGTGTATCATAACCGAAATCGAGTGGATGAGATGATAGAAAAAAGTTTCAATGCTCAGTATTTAGCATTGGATGAATTATTGAAGTTGTCGGATGTGGTTTCGTTGAACATGCCTTTAACAGCTGAAACAAAGGGAATGATTGGCAAGGAAGAACTTTCTTTGATGAAGTCGTCAGCATACTTAATTAACACGGCACGTGGACCGGTTATTGATCAGCTGGCGTTAATAGAAATATTACAATCAGGCAGGATAGCCGGTGCCGGACTGGATGTGTATGAGAATGAACCAACAGTTCCTGATGAATTATTAGCTATGGATAATGTGGTGTTGATTCCGCATCTGGGTACTGCTACTCACGAAACCCGAAAGGAAATGTCAACTTTGGTGGCTGAAAATATAAGAGCTTTTTTTAAAGGCGAAACTCCTCCAAATCGGGTGTTGTAGCGAGATTGGTTATAATTCGTAAGTAAAAATAAATTTTTCAATATGATTGATCAATATGAGATAACATTATCGGAATATAGAAGAGGTTTTCATTTGGTAACCAATGATATTTTGCGTCATATTCCAACTCTTCCCGAAAAAGGTATTATGAATGTTTTTATTAAACATTCATCGGCTGGATTAACATTGAATGAAAATGCTGATTATACGGTTCGTGAAGATTTTGAAACGGTGTTTAATAAATTGGTTCCTGAACGGGATCCTGATTATAACCATGTTTTAGAAGGTGATGATGATATGCCGGCACATATAAAATCTTCGTTAGTGGGCGTGTCATTAAATATTCCTATTACAAATCACAGATTAAATTTGGGAACCTGGCAAGGCATTTATCTATGTGAATTCAGGAATTACGGAGGACGTAGAAAGATAGTCGTTACCATTTATCATTAAAACAGGTTTTAAATTGTAAGCGTTGACTTTTATCATAGTGATTGAAGTCGTAACTTTATTACTTAGTGACTGGATTACATGAGGTAATAAATTATAACTTAAATCAACGCAATGCATAAGTTACTTTTATTAGGAGACGAGGCGATTGCCCAGGGAGCAATTGATGCCGGGTTGTCGGGTGTTTATGCCTACCCGGGTACACCATCAACCGAAATTACCGAATATATACAGGGTTCGAAACTTGCCCGAGAACGAAATATCCACAGCAAATGGTCGGCTAACGAAAAAACCGCCATGGAAACTGCTTTGGGGATGAGTTATGCAGGCAAACGGGCCATGACCTGCATGAAACATGTTGGTTTGAATGTGGCTGCCGATGCATTTATAAATGCTGCCATTACGGGTGTGAATGGAGGTTTGGTGGTTGTAGTGGCCGATGATCCTTCAATGCATTCAAGTCAGAATGAGCAGGATAGCAGAGTTTATGGTAAGTTTGCCATGATTTCGATTCTGGAGCCGCACAATCAGCAGGAGGCATATGATATGGCATATCATGCATTTGAGTTGTCTGAAAAGCATGCCTTACCTGTTATGATTCGTTTAACAACGCGATTGGCGCATTCAAGAGCAGGAGTGATTCGCAAACCGTTGCTTGATCAAAACAATAGCTCGTTACCCAAAGATCCTACTCAGTTTGTTTTGCTACCAGCCTTTGCCCGAAGGAATTATAAGCATTTATTGTCGACACGACCCGATCTGGAACAAGTATCAACTGAATCTCCATATAACTGGTTGATTGATGGGCATGACAAATCTCTGGGAATTGTGGCTTGTGGTATCACTTATAATTACCTGATGGAGAATTTTAAGGATAGGGAATTAAATCATCCTGTTTTAAAATTATCCCAGTATCCTATGCCTCGTAGCATTATTAATCAACTGATAAATGAATGTGATGAAATACTGGTTCTTGAAGATGGTTATCCTGTAATTGAGGAGCTGTTGAAAGGCTACCAGGAAGCGGGTACGCCAATTCATGGTCGTCTGGATGGTACCTTACCCCGCGATGGTGAATTAAATCCAAATATTGTTGCCAGTGCATTTAATCTTCCAGTTGAAGAAGGTTTTCCAGTACCTGACCTCGTTAAATCAAGACCACCTGCAATGTGTAAAGGTTGTGGCCATATTGATGCCTATAAAGCTTTAAATATTGCTTTGGAAGAATATGGTCCAGGTCGTGTTTTTGCTGATATAGGCTGCTATACCTTAGGTGCTTTACCTCCGTACAATGCCATTAATTCCTGCGTGGATATGGGAGCTTCAATCACCATGGCTAAAGGTGCAGCAGATGCAGGATTAAATCCATCCGTTGCTGTTATTGGAGATTCAACTTTTACTCATTCGGGTATGACGGGTTTATTGGATGCCGTAAGTGAGAAGACTCCAATAACTGTTATCATCTCTGACAACTTCACTACCGGAATGACGGGTGGTCAGGACTCTCAGGCTTTAGGTCATCTCGAAAGTATTATAGAAGGAATTGGTGTTGAACCTGAACATATCAGGGTGTTTAAACCAACTTCGGCCAACCTGGATGAGATGGTTGAAATAATGCGCGAAGAACTTAAATATCAAGGGGTATCTGTGATCATTCCTCGTCGACAGTGTATTCAGACTTTAAGAAATAAGAGTCTGGTACATAAAGTTAAAGAGCTTGGATTGTAATAGTCCGAAGTCCAGATCAATTAGTCCGAAGGGTAACGGAATGTGGACTTCCAGAATTAATAACTACAAAGCATTAATAATTATGAAATCAGATATAGTATTAGCAGGTGTAGGAGGTCAGGGAATCTTATCAATTGCGGCAACTCTGGGAATGGCTGCTGTGGAAAATCATCTTTATCTCAAGCAGGCCGAAGTACACGGTATGAGCCAGAGAGGCGGAGATGTTCAGTCGCATTTAAGATTGAGTTCCGAACCTGTTGCCTCAGATCTTATTCCAAAAGGTAAAGCTGATATTATCTTGTCTGTTGAACCAATGGAATCGTTACGTTATCTTCCATTTCTTTCCCGTAAAGGATGGTTGGTGACAAACATAACTCCTTTTGAAAATATTCCTGAATATCCGGATATGGAGAAAGTCATGGCAGAAATTGAAAAGTTGCCTCATCATATCGCCATTGATGCTGACCAAATAGCAAGTGAAGTGGGTAATCGCAGAGCTTCAAATATTGTTATGCTGGGTGCCGCATCTCCATTTATAGATATACCTTATGAAGCATTGGAAGAAGGTATTCGTAAGATTTTTAGTCGCAAAGGTGAGGGTGTGGTAGAAGTTAATCTCAAAGCATTACGCGCCGGAAGACAGGCCGCTGAGGAATCATTGGCTCATATGAATTGAATGAAATTGTATAGTACTCCTTCTGAAGTCGGCCGGCAATTGCGGTCGGCTTTTTTATGTGTAATTAATTATGAAATTCAGAATGAATTTATACCTTTGTTCGGTAAATAACGAACAATATTTATGTATAAAGAAGTGCTGACAGAAAAGCAAAGGAAGGTTGCCCGTTATGCAAAGGCTATGGGGCATCCTATTCGTGTTTATATACTTGAATTATTGTCGAAACAAAGTTGTTGCTATAGTGGTGATCTTACTGATGATTTACCTATCGTGAAATCAACATTGTCACAGCATTTGAAAGAATTGAAAGACGCAGGTTTGATTCAGGGAGAGATTGAGGCGCCTAAAATTAAATACTGTGTTAATAAGGAAAACTGGAAGGAAGCCCAGGATTTATTTCGTGAATTTTTGAAGTTGGAATAAAAAATTTTTGAATTATATGTTCGTTGTTTTACGAACTGCGAACAAGCTAAACTATTAACGAAAAAAGTTATGGAAATTAAAGTTTTAGGAACCGGTTGCAAAAAGTGTAAGACACTTGAGGCTGTAACAAAACAGGCTGTAGAAGAACTTCAATTAGATGCTATTGTTGAAAAAGTGGAGGATATTCAGCAAATAATGTCGTATGGTATTATGCAAACACCTGGTTTAGTTGTGGATGGTAAGGTTGTTTTGTCTGGGCAATTACCGGATATTACTTTAATGAAAGGAATTCTAACTCAACAACAATCCAAATGAGAAGTCTACAATTTCTTGCAGTTGCGTTAGCATTGATTTTGTTAAATGTTAACTGTTCTTCAAAAAGTGCCAAAAGCAATACAATCGAAAGTATTGCTAAGGCTGATAAAGTGGAAGTGTTCTATTTCCATTTTAATCGTAGGTGTGCTACCTGCAATGCAGTTGAGGAAGTAAGTAAATTAGCTATTGCTGAGACTTATGGCGATAAAGTAAGTTTTGAGAGTTGCAATCTGGATGAGAAAGAAGGTAAAGAGAAAGGAAATAACCTGGGTGTTTCGGCTCAGACCTTGTTAATTGTTTCAGGAGAGGCAAAAATCAATATTACCAGTCAGGCATTTATGAATGCCCGCAGTAATCCTGAAAAGCTAAAAGCTTTGATTAAAGAAAAAATCGATCCTTTGTTGTAAATGTTTATGAGTGAATATATAAGAGTGGTAGTTGTTGTCATTGATTCAATTTGATTATGCAATATTAACTACTGCCTATCACCTACTTCCTAACAAACTAAATATATGGAGGAGTTTCTTAATAATCTCTATAGTAACAGTTCTGCACCTGTTTGGTCGGCATTGCTATTGGGTTTAATGACTGCGATCAGCCCTTGCCCGTTGGCTAGCAATATTACAGCTATTGGGTTTATCAGTAAGGATATTGAAAACCGGAATAAGGTGTTTATAAATGGTATTATTTATACACTTGGAAGGGTTTTTTCGTATTCGTTGCTTGCGGCTGTATTGGTTTTAAGTGCCGACCAGATAAAGATTGCAGGTGTTTTTCAACAGTATGGAGAAAAGATTCTTGGACCTGCTCTCATAATTATAGGACTCATCATGTTGGGTGTTATTAATCTAAGGCTTTGGGGTGGTGGTGGATTGACCTCACATTTTCAGAATAAACAAAGACATAGTTATCGGGATGCTTTTTTATTGGGGGTATTGTTTGCATTAACCTTTTGCCCTTATAGTGGGGTACTTTTCTTTGGCATGCTTATACCTATGACTATCGAAAGTTCTTCAGGAATGTTTTTACCACCGGTTTTTGCTTTCGCCACGGGTATACCGGTAGTTGTATTCGCCTGGTTACTGGCTTACACTGTTTCAGGTGTGGGAACCTTATACAACAAAATCAAGGCTTTCGAAATATGGTTTCGAAGGGTGGTGGCTATTACCTTTGTTGGAATAGGAATTTATTATACAATTGCTGTTTGGATTTAAAATGAAGACAAAAAGAATTATTTCACTGATTTTATCCCTTATTACCTGGGTGATCATCTATCATTACCTGAAACCTATTTCAGATTTTATAGTCGATGATGTATTTAAGATGAAAGCTGAAACGCATCTTACCGAATCAGTACGTTTCTTTATTTTTGAAGTGCCAAAGGTCTTATTATTACTGGTGTTGATCATATTTCTGGTAGGAATTGTCCGATCCTATTTTTCTGCTGAGAAAACCCGTAAAGCACTGGAAGGAAAACCACTTTTTGTTGGTAATATAATGGCATCGTTGTTAGGTATAGTAACTCCTTTCTGTTCCTGTTCAGCTATACCACTATTTCTTGGATTCGTAGAAGCCGGTATTCCTGTGGGGGTAACTTTTTCATTTTTAATTGCTGCTCCAATGATTAATGAGGTGGCTTTAGTAATGCTGGTTGGTTTGTTTAGATGGAAAGTGGCCTTAATATATGTGGCAACAGGACTGATCGTGGCTATTTCGGCCGGGTATATTCTGGAGAAATTAAAACTTCAAAAGTATGTGGCTGATTGGGTTTTTACAGTAAAATCTCAACAAAATGGTCTGGAATTACCTCAATTGACTTTTAATGACAGGATTTTAGCTGGTCTTACCTCAGTTAAAGATATTGTTGGAAAAATATGGATTTATGTGTTGGCAGGTATTGCCATTGGAGCAGGGGCTCATGGTTATGTACCCGATGATTTCCTGGCTCGTGTATTAGGAGCCGATAATTGGTATTCAGTATTGTTGGCAATTGTGGTTGGTGTGCCGCTTTATTCCAATGCTGCTGGTATAATTCCAATTGTAAGTGTTTTGATTGGAAAAGGTGTGTCGCTTGGAACTGCTCTGGCTTTTATGATGTCAGTGATAGGTCTTTCTTTACCAGAAATAATCATTCTGAAAAAAGTGTTGAAATGGCAACTGATAGCTGTTTTTGTAGGTGTGGTTGCAACCGGAATTGTTATTGTAGGGTATGTATTTAATTATTGGGTGTTTGCAGTGTGATCTTAATAGATAGTTAGACGATTAGACATTAGACTGTTAGATTATTATCTAAGTAATACTATTATGTTTGTTGTGATTTTCGGTCTTTTATTTCTGATTAAAAGACGATTTATTACAATAGAAATACCACAATAAAAACCAAAACAAATAATGAAAAAGATTTACTTCGATTTGATTTTTATAGTTTTAGCTTCTGTATTGTTGACAATAACTATTAGTACCGGGTTGCTAGAAAAGTATTTAGGATTTGCGTTAATCCCACTTTTGATGTCTTATTATTTGGGGCAGTTGGTACAGAAAAATGCTAAGAATAAATAATCCTTATCTAATTCTCTTTGTTTTTCAACTTGCATAACTCCTTTAATCTTGCAACTTCTTTAGCCTCTTCGTCAAATTCCCAGTAATCAGGGTGTTCTGAAATGAACTTTTCAAGTAGTTGTTCTGCACTCATAATCTTGTTATTTAGATATTATTCCACAACAAAAATAATGGGCACAAATATTAAGGGAGTTAAGGCAATAATAAGTTGATATTAAGTTATGGTTATAACTCAATTTTCATTAACTCATCCGCTAAAAGTTGAGTGTTGCTGAATAGTTTATCAGCACCGGCATGCAATAAGACCTGATCGTTCAGTTTACCTGTATTTACGGCAATGGTATAGATTCCGGCAGCTTTTGCTGATTCAACACCCAATGGAGCATTTTCAACTACCATGCATTCATCTTTCTTCATTCCCGATTTTTCAAGAGCTATCAGATATGGTTCAGGATGTGGTTTTCCTTGTTTGACATCACGCCCCGATACAATGTTATCTTTCAAAACCCCAAAGTGAGCATCCAGCTTATCGACCAAGCTGGGTTGTTTTGATCCGGTAACCACAAAGACTTTTACTCCATTTTCATTCAAATACTTCAGCAGTTCTTTCATGCCCGGAAGGATAGGGGCTTCGGGACATTCTTTCATTAAGCGAGTTTTTTCACCATACACTTTATCGATATCCTCTTCTGTTGCCTGACGATGCAAAAATTTGTCAAAAGCGTATTTGATAGTTGAAAAACCGGGACGACCTTCATTCATATAAGCTTCTTCAGCAGGGAAATCAATCCCAACAGTTTTAAAACTTTCTTTCCAGGTATATTCATGGTTAGGCATTGAGTCGTAAAGCACTCCATCCATATCAAAAAACACAGCTTTAATTGTTTCCGGCATCATCATGGTTTTAGTTTTGAGCTGCAAAAATGTGGAAAATATGGTTAGAAGGCAAGAAAAGTTGAAGGACAGAAGTTAGGAACTAGAAGCTATGAGTGGACTTCGGATTAAAATAACAGCTCAACAATTCAACAAAAAGCCATCAGCCAGTAGCTGTCAGCTAACAGCTTTTTAAAAGATCAGGAGAAAATTTCCTTTCTTTGTAATACAGAACCAATTTGCCTGAATATGAATATT contains:
- a CDS encoding NAD(P)-dependent oxidoreductase translates to MNKKVLVMLAVPKDEIQKVLPDWNLIYPENEKFSQEELIEKVVDCDAIITVYGNKLANEVIDAAPNLKMIANFGAGYDNIDVAYAKSKGIIITNSPDPVTEPTAELAMGLMISVARRMAEMDRKLREKQVAWGVMRNLSTTLVGKTIGIIGMGAIGKALARRAIASGMKVVYHNRNRVDEMIEKSFNAQYLALDELLKLSDVVSLNMPLTAETKGMIGKEELSLMKSSAYLINTARGPVIDQLALIEILQSGRIAGAGLDVYENEPTVPDELLAMDNVVLIPHLGTATHETRKEMSTLVAENIRAFFKGETPPNRVL
- a CDS encoding TonB-dependent receptor; translated protein: MKNRLLLISIVLQLFVSHQIIAQQKQIEIKGNIVDSTGSPIPFANIVINKTNEGSVSDETGNFSFSTFTQPPFILKISSIGFAELEMEVKSAEDLNNLKITLESKTEEIGQVEVEGNIKDQSFTKIDPKLIDRLPDASGGGIEGLVKSQIGVSSNNELSSQYRVRGGNYDENLVYVNDIEIYRPFLIRSGQQEGLSFVNPKLISSLKFSPGGFEAQYGDKMSSVLDVQYKQPKELKGSLSASLLGASGHIEGSSKDNKLTAIAGVRYKTNKYLLGTLDVSGDYNPTFFDAQTFITYRLSDKIKLEALGYYSYNAYDFMPVDRNTVFGTINEAKSLRIYFEGQEHDNFQTGLGAFTFKYNPDAYNQLKVTAMGYRTYEEETYDIMGQYWLQDLEGTDGSTPAITDPAENIGIGTNIEHARNDLFGLIQNLAVQGKHQLDNHLLSWEAKYQHERFKDRINEWEMRDSAGYSIPVTNTELILKYALNSNLETKSNRVTGYLQDEFKLETNRGIFVINAGIRASYWDFNNEFILSPRLNTLYHPAENNKTRYRFATGIYYQSPFYREIRTPQGELNYNIKSQKSVQFVAGYDKIFDVKERSFTFTTEAYYKHLTDINPYQIDNVRIRYAGENNAQGYATGLDFKINGEFVKGIESWANLSIMKTEEDILDDSYTVTDENGLEQVVYPGYIPRPSDQRVNFSLFFQDYLPNNPTFTVQLSVLYGTGLPFGPPQSERYKATQRMPSYRRVDIGFSKDLMNIYHNMTRSKTIKNAWLSVEIFNLFNINNTISYTWVNDVFNRQYAVPNYLTSRRINLKLAVEF
- a CDS encoding thiamine pyrophosphate-dependent enzyme; translated protein: MHKLLLLGDEAIAQGAIDAGLSGVYAYPGTPSTEITEYIQGSKLARERNIHSKWSANEKTAMETALGMSYAGKRAMTCMKHVGLNVAADAFINAAITGVNGGLVVVVADDPSMHSSQNEQDSRVYGKFAMISILEPHNQQEAYDMAYHAFELSEKHALPVMIRLTTRLAHSRAGVIRKPLLDQNNSSLPKDPTQFVLLPAFARRNYKHLLSTRPDLEQVSTESPYNWLIDGHDKSLGIVACGITYNYLMENFKDRELNHPVLKLSQYPMPRSIINQLINECDEILVLEDGYPVIEELLKGYQEAGTPIHGRLDGTLPRDGELNPNIVASAFNLPVEEGFPVPDLVKSRPPAMCKGCGHIDAYKALNIALEEYGPGRVFADIGCYTLGALPPYNAINSCVDMGASITMAKGAADAGLNPSVAVIGDSTFTHSGMTGLLDAVSEKTPITVIISDNFTTGMTGGQDSQALGHLESIIEGIGVEPEHIRVFKPTSANLDEMVEIMREELKYQGVSVIIPRRQCIQTLRNKSLVHKVKELGL
- a CDS encoding nitrophenyl compound nitroreductase subunit ArsF family protein — encoded protein: MRSLQFLAVALALILLNVNCSSKSAKSNTIESIAKADKVEVFYFHFNRRCATCNAVEEVSKLAIAETYGDKVSFESCNLDEKEGKEKGNNLGVSAQTLLIVSGEAKINITSQAFMNARSNPEKLKALIKEKIDPLL
- a CDS encoding metalloregulator ArsR/SmtB family transcription factor; the protein is MYKEVLTEKQRKVARYAKAMGHPIRVYILELLSKQSCCYSGDLTDDLPIVKSTLSQHLKELKDAGLIQGEIEAPKIKYCVNKENWKEAQDLFREFLKLE
- a CDS encoding aromatic aminobenezylarsenical efflux permease ArsG family transporter; the encoded protein is MEEFLNNLYSNSSAPVWSALLLGLMTAISPCPLASNITAIGFISKDIENRNKVFINGIIYTLGRVFSYSLLAAVLVLSADQIKIAGVFQQYGEKILGPALIIIGLIMLGVINLRLWGGGGLTSHFQNKQRHSYRDAFLLGVLFALTFCPYSGVLFFGMLIPMTIESSSGMFLPPVFAFATGIPVVVFAWLLAYTVSGVGTLYNKIKAFEIWFRRVVAITFVGIGIYYTIAVWI
- a CDS encoding Fic family protein yields the protein MAVMHSRYDVPEERNSHEVLPNKLGITDLKSIYKVEFEGFLKAQYLLLEQLHTKTIFNIKYIQGIHKIALKDVYDFAGQLRHVNMTKGGFLFPTAKFLPSILHHFEVEVLAKLPHIYADKEALIYDIAKVHAELLFIHPFREANGRVARVLANLMAVKQGYDFLGFYKITQRQFQQYIFAVQSAAEQNYEPMYKIIKSIF
- a CDS encoding thioredoxin family protein translates to MEIKVLGTGCKKCKTLEAVTKQAVEELQLDAIVEKVEDIQQIMSYGIMQTPGLVVDGKVVLSGQLPDITLMKGILTQQQSK
- a CDS encoding indolepyruvate oxidoreductase subunit beta, which codes for MKSDIVLAGVGGQGILSIAATLGMAAVENHLYLKQAEVHGMSQRGGDVQSHLRLSSEPVASDLIPKGKADIILSVEPMESLRYLPFLSRKGWLVTNITPFENIPEYPDMEKVMAEIEKLPHHIAIDADQIASEVGNRRASNIVMLGAASPFIDIPYEALEEGIRKIFSRKGEGVVEVNLKALRAGRQAAEESLAHMN
- a CDS encoding secondary thiamine-phosphate synthase enzyme YjbQ, which codes for MIDQYEITLSEYRRGFHLVTNDILRHIPTLPEKGIMNVFIKHSSAGLTLNENADYTVREDFETVFNKLVPERDPDYNHVLEGDDDMPAHIKSSLVGVSLNIPITNHRLNLGTWQGIYLCEFRNYGGRRKIVVTIYH